One segment of Phycisphaerae bacterium DNA contains the following:
- a CDS encoding polysaccharide biosynthesis/export family protein, producing MPPIGEILIPASAPLALLRRRLAGGASAWLGVLALGAACGPSDREIDSFVRSWETSVSAADYQVQPPDALEISSAQAREIDGEIQTVRQDGKITLRLLGDVKVAGMTPIEISRKLESLLQRYYVDPQVNVRLKEANSKQYYVFGQVDREGPFTCTGRDTLLSALALAQPTFIALKSSVKVIRPNRDREKRHVMTVDADRIIKKGKLEDNVYLQDGDIVYVPPTPLGWLGLKLSALFYPVQQTPIYGYAPARLASGSDD from the coding sequence ATGCCGCCTATCGGCGAAATCCTCATCCCTGCGTCCGCGCCCCTGGCGTTGCTGCGACGGCGCCTCGCAGGCGGAGCGTCGGCATGGTTGGGCGTGCTCGCGCTGGGCGCTGCGTGCGGCCCTTCCGATCGCGAGATTGACTCCTTTGTTCGCTCCTGGGAGACCTCCGTTTCGGCGGCCGACTATCAGGTGCAGCCGCCCGACGCATTGGAGATCAGTTCGGCGCAGGCCAGAGAGATCGACGGAGAAATTCAGACGGTCCGACAGGACGGAAAGATTACGCTTCGACTCCTGGGGGACGTGAAAGTAGCGGGCATGACGCCGATCGAGATTTCCCGCAAACTCGAATCGCTGCTGCAACGGTACTATGTTGATCCGCAGGTCAATGTTCGCCTGAAGGAGGCGAACAGCAAACAATATTATGTCTTCGGGCAGGTCGATCGCGAGGGTCCATTTACCTGCACCGGCCGGGATACGCTGCTCAGCGCGCTGGCCCTCGCGCAGCCGACGTTTATCGCACTCAAATCCAGTGTCAAAGTGATCCGTCCGAACCGGGACCGCGAGAAGCGCCACGTCATGACCGTCGACGCTGACCGAATCATCAAGAAGGGCAAGCTCGAGGACAACGTCTACCTTCAGGACGGGGACATTGTATACGTGCCGCCGACGCCGCTTGGCTGGCTGGGCTTGAAGCTCAGTGCGCTGTTCTACCCGGTGCAACAGACCCCGATTTACGGGTACGCGCCTGCACGATTGGCGAGCGGATCAGACGATTAA
- a CDS encoding AAA family ATPase, translated as MYTDFFGLKYSPFNNTPDPRFFFNTPDHEEAVASLVYAAQERKGFALLTGEVGSGKTLVSRLVLSRLERSAKFAVVHNTRVGPRELLFSICREFDVRVAADASAPEMSRALEEFLLDQYARDRLAVVIVDEAQHLTTESFEELRLLGNLEADDAKLLTVLILGQPELQDAFGLPGMEQLRQRLFRRYHLKALSRELTEGYITHRLRVAGIPKAQTVFERPALNAVYAASGGIPRLINQICDGAMLAAYSRSAKKITETMVEEVVAPCGPNSASSSENMRVTGQQPLTAAPTARSDAPQRVILDTGSAEESVRSLERRVRDAVADCERAQTFFERALTSAKDELTRIQCELPTNARDRRALTDEIDRHVETAKRELTTQIEEQRKKVEGVRSALTETAQRAARQVAGLRAIADQVKLGATTDLEAARAEMNRLIAEATRLGMDLERRSEGLSAQTTAAHAELRRLLDEMVANGQTRRSLAEEMEKRVETAKRDLASHIEEQRTRIETVRTEIETAAEAVAQKTEVLKAVADQAGVEAVADLQAARAELDRRIAAATRLGLDIESRSEGLSAQVTAALHEMQRVLQDSLKESKKAGDLLREQSESSIAQVRVAMEQMIERADTARRDLVELAEQMKSGSLRCVEGFQETAAGLLHQIDARGAAACNELGELADQVRSDSKQCVGRLHETTGELLRQIDDRGAAAEKAVQELADQARNGAARSVEGLKGIVAELLQQIDEKAAQIRGETEQSCDRMGRLEHRFGEGVVSAKAAVQQIIDDARARFDAAQLQVADILTQAQTAAAVTNEQAAIALAEARGAAQRLREQMEQDARRADAAAENSRRELQELRTDLRKDREQVREQIVESKALLSEARQEAARLIDQARSESSRLIEMANATTSRLYEEAGRFERESQARAERIIQHARETEGRVDSLLRLPKEIIDEANAKTAALAELSKSLSSVITQLSAAGAAARAQNQEIAEASELAQERLEGLRSHTTRVGQLVGIIRQLYGVMDARIEGLRGRLDQAENLCRTVPQEIDGLRSALGSGRNGEHAVERMRTNSARFKDAPPSTRSKANILKPAPGALPDRPAPAMLGDIVSRNRKLHEWLRETLREAESNAGGVNQDRIDRTAQEAETEKATA; from the coding sequence ATGTACACCGACTTCTTCGGCCTGAAGTACAGCCCGTTCAACAACACGCCGGATCCGCGTTTTTTCTTCAATACGCCGGATCACGAAGAAGCCGTCGCCTCGCTGGTCTATGCGGCGCAGGAGCGCAAGGGCTTCGCGCTGTTGACGGGCGAAGTCGGTTCGGGAAAGACGCTCGTCAGCCGGCTGGTGTTGTCGCGTCTGGAGCGCTCGGCGAAATTCGCCGTGGTCCACAATACACGCGTCGGCCCCCGGGAACTTTTGTTTTCGATCTGCCGGGAGTTCGATGTCCGCGTGGCGGCGGATGCGTCGGCCCCGGAAATGTCCCGCGCCCTGGAGGAGTTCCTGCTCGACCAATACGCCCGGGATCGTCTTGCGGTCGTCATTGTCGACGAGGCTCAGCATTTGACGACAGAGTCCTTCGAGGAACTGCGCTTGCTCGGCAACCTCGAAGCAGACGACGCCAAGCTGCTGACCGTCCTGATCCTCGGTCAGCCGGAGTTGCAGGACGCGTTTGGGTTGCCGGGAATGGAGCAGCTCCGCCAGCGCCTTTTTCGAAGGTATCACCTGAAGGCGTTGTCGCGGGAACTGACGGAAGGCTACATCACCCATCGACTCCGCGTCGCGGGAATCCCAAAGGCCCAAACGGTATTTGAACGCCCGGCGCTGAACGCTGTGTATGCCGCGTCGGGGGGAATCCCCCGGCTCATCAACCAGATTTGTGATGGGGCGATGCTCGCCGCCTACTCGCGCTCCGCGAAAAAGATCACGGAAACGATGGTGGAGGAAGTCGTCGCCCCGTGCGGACCCAACTCTGCTTCGTCAAGCGAAAACATGCGCGTGACGGGGCAGCAACCATTGACGGCCGCGCCCACCGCTAGGAGCGATGCACCGCAACGAGTCATCCTGGATACAGGGTCGGCGGAGGAATCCGTGCGCTCCCTGGAGCGACGGGTACGTGACGCGGTGGCGGATTGCGAACGCGCGCAAACGTTCTTCGAAAGGGCCCTGACATCGGCCAAGGATGAGCTAACCCGCATTCAGTGCGAACTGCCGACGAACGCGCGGGATCGACGCGCACTCACCGACGAGATCGATCGGCATGTCGAAACGGCCAAACGCGAACTCACCACACAGATCGAGGAACAACGGAAAAAAGTGGAGGGTGTTCGATCGGCCCTTACGGAGACGGCCCAACGGGCGGCCCGGCAGGTGGCGGGCCTTCGGGCAATTGCTGATCAGGTCAAGCTGGGCGCGACTACCGACCTTGAAGCGGCGCGGGCGGAAATGAATCGACTAATAGCCGAGGCCACGCGCCTCGGGATGGACCTCGAAAGGCGATCCGAGGGCCTGTCCGCGCAGACGACCGCCGCCCATGCGGAATTGCGGAGGCTCTTGGATGAAATGGTTGCCAATGGGCAAACGAGGCGCTCACTTGCCGAGGAGATGGAAAAGCGCGTCGAAACGGCCAAGCGCGACCTGGCGTCTCACATTGAGGAGCAGCGAACCAGAATTGAGACCGTGCGAACGGAGATAGAGACGGCGGCTGAAGCGGTGGCCCAAAAGACGGAAGTCCTTAAGGCTGTCGCTGATCAGGCCGGTGTCGAGGCGGTCGCCGATCTCCAGGCGGCGCGAGCGGAGCTGGATCGCCGAATCGCGGCCGCCACGCGGTTGGGGCTGGACATCGAGAGCCGATCTGAGGGCTTGTCCGCGCAAGTGACGGCCGCCCTGCATGAGATGCAACGGGTCTTGCAGGATTCGTTGAAAGAATCGAAGAAAGCCGGCGACCTGTTGCGCGAGCAATCCGAATCTTCAATTGCTCAGGTCCGCGTGGCCATGGAACAGATGATCGAGCGGGCTGATACAGCCCGGCGAGACCTTGTGGAACTCGCCGAGCAAATGAAATCCGGCTCGCTAAGGTGCGTCGAGGGCTTCCAGGAGACCGCCGCGGGGCTGCTGCACCAGATCGACGCGCGCGGCGCCGCGGCCTGTAACGAACTCGGGGAACTTGCTGATCAAGTCCGCTCCGACTCCAAACAGTGTGTCGGTCGCCTCCACGAAACAACCGGGGAGCTGTTACGACAGATCGACGACCGGGGCGCAGCGGCGGAGAAGGCCGTCCAGGAACTGGCCGATCAGGCGAGGAACGGCGCTGCGCGAAGCGTCGAGGGCCTGAAAGGCATCGTTGCCGAACTGCTGCAACAGATTGACGAAAAAGCGGCGCAGATTCGCGGGGAGACGGAACAGTCGTGCGATCGAATGGGACGCCTGGAGCATCGCTTTGGCGAGGGGGTCGTTTCCGCGAAGGCGGCCGTGCAGCAGATCATCGACGACGCACGGGCGCGATTTGATGCCGCGCAATTGCAGGTCGCCGATATCCTGACGCAGGCTCAAACCGCGGCGGCCGTCACCAATGAACAGGCGGCGATCGCCCTTGCCGAGGCCCGCGGAGCGGCCCAGCGCCTTCGCGAGCAAATGGAACAGGATGCCCGGCGTGCGGATGCGGCGGCGGAGAATTCCCGGCGTGAATTGCAGGAATTGCGAACGGATCTGCGTAAAGACCGGGAACAGGTCCGTGAGCAGATCGTGGAGTCCAAGGCGCTGTTGAGCGAGGCGCGCCAGGAAGCAGCGAGACTCATCGATCAGGCCCGGAGCGAGTCGTCCCGGCTCATTGAGATGGCCAATGCCACGACGTCGCGGCTCTACGAGGAAGCCGGTCGGTTTGAACGCGAGTCGCAGGCCCGCGCCGAGCGGATCATCCAACACGCCCGCGAGACGGAGGGCCGAGTGGATTCGCTGCTGCGCCTTCCCAAAGAGATCATTGACGAGGCCAATGCGAAGACGGCCGCGCTCGCCGAGTTGTCCAAGTCGCTCTCATCGGTCATCACGCAGCTCAGCGCCGCCGGAGCGGCCGCCCGTGCGCAGAATCAAGAAATCGCCGAGGCCAGCGAGCTGGCACAGGAACGACTCGAAGGACTCCGCAGCCACACAACCCGCGTGGGCCAGCTTGTGGGCATCATCCGACAGCTTTACGGCGTCATGGACGCGCGGATAGAAGGTTTGCGCGGCCGGCTGGATCAGGCGGAGAATCTGTGTCGGACGGTGCCTCAGGAAATCGATGGACTTCGTTCGGCACTGGGGAGCGGACGCAATGGCGAACACGCGGTGGAACGGATGCGAACCAATTCCGCCCGTTTCAAGGATGCGCCGCCATCAACCAGGAGCAAGGCCAATATACTGAAGCCGGCCCCGGGTGCGTTGCCGGATCGTCCGGCTCCGGCCATGTTGGGTGACATCGTCTCGCGAAATCGGAAACTCCACGAATGGCTTCGCGAAACGCTCCGCGAGGCAGAATCAAACGCCGGCGGAGTAAACCAAGACCGGATCGATCGAACGGCGCAGGAGGCGGAAACAGAAAAGGCGACGGCGTAG
- a CDS encoding DUF5655 domain-containing protein, producing MPAKSAKSSIYSVHPGVVMMVDWVATLKPKTGRSLDEWVGFVKKSGPKTEAERRDWLKAKHGLGTNSAWWIAERAEGKGGDDDTPEGYLKAATKWVEAMYAGGKANLRPLHDALIKLGRSLGKDVKICPCQTIVPFYRNHVFAQIKPSTRTRIDFGLCLTKYKGKLPKRLIDTGGLAKKDRITHRFEIAAPGDIDPEVKKWLKIAYDLDK from the coding sequence ATGCCCGCAAAATCCGCGAAGTCGTCGATCTACAGCGTCCACCCCGGCGTCGTGATGATGGTGGACTGGGTCGCCACGCTCAAACCCAAGACCGGCCGCTCGCTCGACGAATGGGTCGGCTTCGTCAAGAAATCCGGCCCGAAGACGGAGGCCGAGCGGCGCGACTGGCTCAAGGCCAAGCACGGTCTGGGCACGAACTCCGCCTGGTGGATCGCCGAGCGGGCTGAAGGCAAGGGCGGCGACGATGACACGCCAGAGGGATACTTGAAGGCGGCCACCAAGTGGGTCGAGGCGATGTACGCGGGCGGCAAAGCGAACTTGCGGCCTTTGCATGACGCGCTTATCAAGCTTGGCAGGAGTCTGGGCAAGGACGTGAAGATCTGCCCTTGCCAGACGATCGTGCCGTTCTATCGCAATCATGTCTTTGCGCAGATCAAACCGAGCACGCGGACGCGGATCGACTTCGGTTTGTGCCTGACGAAGTACAAGGGCAAGCTGCCCAAGCGGCTGATCGACACGGGCGGCCTGGCCAAGAAGGACCGCATCACGCACCGGTTCGAGATCGCCGCGCCCGGCGATATCGACCCCGAAGTCAAGAAGTGGCTTAAGATCGCCTACGACCTCGATAAGTAA
- the tnpA gene encoding IS200/IS605 family transposase, producing the protein MPQSLAAVHVHLIFSTKERHPFLHNKILREELHAYLGGISKQLDCPPVRVGGVEDHVHILAHLGRTIALADWVKELKRVSSIWLKEKNPDLGKFQWQAGYAAFSVSQSNLEQVENYVAEQDEHHRKMSYQDELRAFFHKHEQDYDERFVWD; encoded by the coding sequence ATGCCCCAATCCCTCGCCGCCGTCCATGTTCATCTAATCTTCTCGACGAAGGAGCGGCATCCGTTTCTGCACAACAAGATTCTGCGCGAAGAATTGCACGCCTACCTCGGCGGCATCTCCAAACAACTTGATTGCCCTCCGGTCCGCGTCGGCGGTGTCGAGGACCACGTGCACATCCTCGCACACCTCGGCCGCACGATTGCGCTCGCCGATTGGGTCAAGGAACTCAAGCGGGTCTCAAGCATTTGGCTCAAGGAGAAAAATCCGGACTTGGGAAAATTTCAATGGCAGGCGGGCTACGCCGCCTTCTCGGTGAGCCAGTCCAATCTCGAACAGGTCGAGAACTACGTCGCCGAGCAAGATGAACATCATCGCAAGATGTCCTACCAGGACGAGCTTCGCGCCTTCTTCCACAAACATGAACAGGATTACGACGAGCGCTTCGTCTGGGATTAG
- a CDS encoding CpsD/CapB family tyrosine-protein kinase, producing MESPVLPLGGSILNEVVVPLRSAGPPCRPAWTIHPSVVAYHDRTSSITEQFRAVRTWLLAHAAPGQSTCLAITSSVPGEGKSVTTANLAVAMAEVRQMRVLAVDCDFRQGGLGRLLRTTPGPGLADVIAGRAALREAIRSTPLDNFFVLPAGTCGDIGPAELLNCTEAARVFEEIRDSYDCALVDTPPVQQVSDVGVIGGLCTGVVMVVRMNRTDSQVVRQSLRWLQSNNVKVLGCIAAACSLKASLNSYRPTDDIE from the coding sequence ATGGAATCGCCTGTACTTCCCCTGGGCGGGTCGATCCTTAATGAAGTCGTCGTTCCGCTCCGTTCCGCCGGCCCCCCTTGTCGGCCGGCCTGGACCATCCACCCGTCCGTCGTCGCCTATCACGATCGCACCTCTTCCATCACCGAGCAATTCCGCGCCGTTCGCACCTGGCTTCTCGCGCATGCCGCGCCCGGACAATCGACCTGCCTGGCCATTACCAGCAGTGTCCCCGGCGAGGGCAAGAGCGTCACCACCGCCAACCTTGCCGTCGCGATGGCGGAGGTGCGGCAGATGCGCGTGCTGGCGGTCGATTGCGACTTTCGGCAAGGTGGACTGGGAAGGCTCCTGCGTACGACGCCGGGGCCCGGGCTGGCGGATGTGATCGCCGGTCGCGCCGCCCTGCGCGAGGCGATACGTTCCACACCGTTGGACAATTTCTTTGTGCTTCCGGCCGGCACGTGCGGGGATATCGGGCCGGCGGAGCTGCTGAACTGCACCGAGGCGGCCCGCGTCTTCGAGGAGATCCGCGACAGCTACGATTGCGCCCTGGTCGATACACCTCCCGTCCAACAGGTGTCGGACGTCGGGGTAATTGGCGGCCTCTGCACGGGCGTCGTCATGGTGGTGCGCATGAATCGCACGGATTCCCAGGTGGTCCGGCAATCCTTGCGCTGGTTGCAGTCGAACAATGTGAAAGTACTCGGCTGCATCGCCGCGGCATGCAGCCTCAAGGCCTCGCTCAACAGTTACCGACCGACCGACGACATTGAATAA
- a CDS encoding alpha/beta fold hydrolase, whose translation MLSFIQTVFSRRRNFWSVLFAGLMLTVGCSRKSAERWNTGSPEPGQTCVFLLLGFGDLDGSVGMDKLAATLERKGCFADLEPYRKWKAIAQAILRDRPDKLVLIGHSHGGVVAIKMAHLLEEQGVKVRLLVLLDVGRPDPIPANVDEAVHYYVVPETLSFRSGPRSQLEPGNTHTRLTNVAVGPEGELPGARDVDHMNISDCAAIQSLIAKKL comes from the coding sequence ATGCTGAGTTTTATTCAAACGGTTTTTTCACGCCGAAGGAATTTCTGGAGCGTGCTGTTTGCCGGCTTGATGCTGACTGTCGGTTGCAGCCGTAAATCAGCCGAGCGGTGGAACACGGGGTCACCGGAGCCGGGGCAGACATGCGTCTTTCTGTTGCTCGGGTTTGGGGATCTGGATGGGTCGGTAGGGATGGACAAGCTTGCGGCGACGCTGGAGCGCAAGGGATGCTTCGCGGACCTGGAACCCTACCGGAAATGGAAAGCCATCGCGCAGGCCATTCTGCGGGATCGACCCGACAAGCTGGTGCTCATCGGGCATTCGCACGGGGGAGTGGTCGCGATCAAGATGGCCCACCTCCTGGAGGAGCAAGGCGTGAAGGTGCGACTTCTGGTGCTGCTGGACGTGGGAAGACCGGACCCGATTCCGGCAAACGTCGATGAGGCAGTGCACTATTATGTGGTCCCCGAAACCCTGTCGTTCCGAAGCGGGCCGCGGAGCCAGTTGGAGCCGGGGAACACGCATACGCGATTGACCAATGTTGCCGTGGGGCCGGAGGGCGAACTTCCGGGGGCACGGGATGTCGATCATATGAATATTTCGGATTGTGCCGCAATTCAGAGCTTGATTGCGAAAAAGTTGTGA
- a CDS encoding NUDIX hydrolase produces MHRDDFLSKLARYSPLDARDEAQRGRIEAFVREHPGCFDSTFEPGHLTGSAWLLDSAGQRVLLTHHRKLDKWIQLGGHADGDPDLLAVALREAQEESGITDIRPVSEEIFDLDVHDYPATATEGEHEHFDIRFLLKVHGKDEYAVSDESHDLAWFTYEALAPMDLDEAVRRMAEKWRRLRIPTSG; encoded by the coding sequence ATGCATCGGGACGATTTCTTATCCAAACTGGCACGCTATTCTCCGCTTGATGCGCGCGATGAGGCGCAGCGGGGGCGAATTGAGGCGTTTGTCCGCGAGCACCCCGGCTGCTTTGACAGCACCTTCGAGCCCGGCCATCTGACCGGCTCGGCGTGGCTGCTGGATTCAGCGGGCCAGCGCGTCCTGCTCACGCATCATCGCAAGCTGGACAAGTGGATTCAACTCGGAGGCCATGCTGACGGCGATCCCGATCTGCTCGCCGTCGCGCTCCGCGAAGCGCAGGAAGAGTCCGGCATCACCGACATTCGGCCGGTCTCCGAAGAGATTTTCGACCTGGACGTCCACGATTACCCGGCCACAGCGACCGAAGGCGAACACGAGCACTTCGACATCCGCTTTCTGCTCAAGGTCCACGGGAAGGATGAATACGCCGTGAGCGATGAATCGCACGACCTCGCCTGGTTCACCTATGAAGCATTGGCACCGATGGATCTCGACGAAGCGGTGCGGCGGATGGCGGAGAAGTGGCGACGGTTGCGTATCCCCACGTCAGGTTGA
- a CDS encoding SRPBCC domain-containing protein encodes MAKAIKAGGIGSDAVKAATGKGWDEWFRIIDRAGGRKMDHKQIVAVVSKQKGARPWWQQMITVGYEQARGLRKVGETAKGYQISRSKTVDAPLPALFKAWKDPKARGRWLSLGGAGVPARQKSDSDLVIRRATANKSLRITWPDETNIEVNFYKTPSGKTQVTVQHNKLADAKTAAKMKAYWGKQLEQLAALSPTGK; translated from the coding sequence ATGGCGAAGGCAATCAAGGCGGGCGGCATCGGCAGCGACGCTGTCAAGGCGGCGACGGGCAAGGGATGGGACGAGTGGTTCCGCATCATCGACCGGGCGGGTGGTCGCAAGATGGACCACAAGCAGATCGTCGCCGTCGTCAGCAAGCAGAAGGGCGCACGGCCGTGGTGGCAACAGATGATCACCGTCGGCTACGAACAGGCCCGCGGCCTGCGCAAGGTGGGGGAGACGGCGAAGGGCTACCAGATCAGCCGGAGCAAGACGGTCGATGCGCCGCTCCCCGCCCTGTTCAAGGCGTGGAAAGACCCCAAAGCGCGCGGGCGATGGCTTAGTTTGGGTGGGGCGGGCGTCCCTGCCCGCCAGAAATCCGACAGCGACCTCGTCATCCGCAGGGCGACGGCCAACAAATCCCTCCGCATCACCTGGCCCGACGAGACCAATATCGAAGTCAACTTCTACAAGACGCCGAGCGGCAAGACTCAGGTGACGGTGCAGCACAACAAGCTCGCCGATGCGAAGACCGCGGCGAAGATGAAGGCGTATTGGGGCAAGCAGCTGGAACAATTGGCGGCCCTTTCCCCAACGGGGAAATGA
- a CDS encoding choice-of-anchor L domain-containing protein, with the protein MTTWKSTSRACICESRVWATRLWKPVAMILLSSLVLAPASAPPQRPRIEPGGNNRIAPAVRAPQALTTQNLNFGLTPSDLVTTLLGTGVTVSNVTFTGANIAAGTFAGGTGIVGFESGIILSSGDISFVPGPNTQDDVSGVNAGIGDVDLNGLIPGYTTFDACILEFDFECTGTQVIQFQYVFTSEEYNEWVNSPFNDVFGFFLNGVNIALVPGSAGTPVSINNVNCNNPFNPPTGSFCNLFINNDCSDIPPGTFPCAGVRDIQMDGLIVILTATGTLIPGVNHIKLAIADAGDQVLDSNVFIQGQSFTCGEPTGACCDTSTQTCVGGVPQANCQGPNMMWTVGLACNQLDPPCTATHPAGTDCANPIPITALPFVDTNTTTDKGNDYTSTCLGDYDNGLDILYELTIAATQCVDITVTGATPNDNWIGVALDSACPPGAVCMAQGTSQGNVATITNLTLGPGTYYLMIDRWPLASDGLNFTLSVADCGGAPTGACCNTATQICNDNVLAANCQGLDDVWSAGIACGDLNPPCAPEVDPVGQDCEFPIYVTSIPFEDVNTTADKKEDYAITCLGVYDDGNDIVYQITLTGAHCVDITVAGATAIDHSIGVVLDDVCPPGSTGCIAQATTTGTVATITNLLLDPGTYYLMIDRQPDKDGLAILDFRLSIADCPPPSGACCLQDGQCAQLSEADCMSANGLSWTIDVPCSPNPCPYIKGDTNCSHAVTTDDIPDFVDALIGTYTGCDITLADMNNDGNADGLDIQDFIYVLLPL; encoded by the coding sequence ATGACAACTTGGAAGTCAACAAGCCGTGCCTGCATCTGCGAGTCCAGAGTTTGGGCCACCCGGCTTTGGAAACCCGTGGCGATGATCCTCCTGTCCAGTCTGGTTCTCGCGCCAGCGTCTGCACCGCCTCAGCGCCCCCGCATCGAGCCCGGCGGAAACAACCGGATAGCGCCGGCCGTCCGTGCGCCTCAGGCGCTAACGACGCAAAACCTCAATTTCGGACTGACGCCGTCGGATCTCGTCACGACCTTGCTGGGTACCGGCGTGACGGTGTCCAACGTGACATTCACCGGCGCCAATATTGCGGCCGGCACGTTCGCCGGCGGAACGGGCATTGTCGGCTTCGAAAGCGGCATCATCCTGAGCAGCGGGGACATCTCTTTCGTGCCCGGCCCGAACACGCAGGACGACGTCTCTGGCGTTAACGCCGGAATCGGCGATGTTGATCTGAACGGGCTGATCCCGGGTTACACAACGTTCGACGCGTGCATCCTGGAATTTGACTTTGAATGCACCGGTACCCAGGTCATCCAGTTTCAGTATGTGTTCACGTCGGAGGAATACAACGAGTGGGTGAATTCGCCGTTCAACGACGTGTTCGGCTTTTTTCTGAACGGCGTCAACATTGCCCTGGTTCCCGGCAGCGCGGGCACGCCGGTCAGCATCAACAACGTGAACTGCAACAACCCCTTCAACCCGCCTACCGGAAGCTTCTGCAATCTCTTTATTAACAATGACTGCAGCGACATTCCACCGGGAACTTTCCCGTGTGCCGGAGTCCGCGACATCCAGATGGACGGGCTGATCGTAATCCTGACGGCGACCGGCACGCTTATCCCCGGCGTGAACCATATCAAGCTGGCCATTGCCGATGCGGGCGACCAGGTCCTCGACTCGAATGTATTCATCCAGGGGCAGAGTTTCACCTGCGGAGAGCCGACCGGAGCGTGCTGCGATACCAGCACGCAAACTTGCGTCGGCGGCGTCCCGCAAGCCAATTGCCAGGGGCCCAACATGATGTGGACCGTCGGGCTGGCCTGCAATCAACTGGACCCCCCCTGCACGGCCACACATCCCGCTGGGACGGACTGCGCGAATCCGATTCCCATTACGGCGCTGCCCTTTGTTGATACCAATACGACGACCGACAAAGGCAACGACTACACCAGTACGTGTCTTGGCGACTACGACAACGGTCTCGACATCCTCTATGAACTCACGATCGCGGCTACGCAGTGCGTGGACATCACCGTGACGGGCGCCACGCCGAACGACAACTGGATCGGCGTGGCATTGGACAGCGCATGCCCGCCGGGCGCCGTGTGCATGGCGCAGGGAACCAGCCAGGGAAACGTGGCGACCATCACCAATCTGACGCTGGGGCCGGGCACCTATTACCTGATGATCGACCGGTGGCCCCTGGCGAGTGACGGACTGAATTTCACGCTCAGCGTCGCGGATTGCGGTGGGGCTCCGACCGGGGCGTGCTGCAATACCGCCACTCAAATCTGCAACGACAATGTCCTGGCGGCCAACTGCCAGGGACTGGATGACGTTTGGAGCGCCGGTATTGCGTGTGGTGATCTAAATCCGCCCTGCGCTCCGGAGGTTGACCCGGTGGGACAGGATTGTGAATTCCCGATCTACGTTACGTCCATACCGTTCGAAGATGTCAATACAACGGCCGACAAGAAGGAAGACTACGCCATCACCTGCCTCGGCGTCTACGACGACGGCAATGACATCGTCTACCAGATCACGTTGACAGGTGCCCATTGTGTCGACATCACGGTGGCGGGGGCGACAGCGATCGATCACTCCATTGGGGTGGTGCTGGACGACGTTTGCCCACCGGGTTCTACAGGGTGCATTGCACAGGCTACGACGACGGGCACCGTGGCCACGATCACTAATCTTCTGTTGGACCCCGGCACGTACTACCTCATGATCGACCGGCAGCCCGACAAAGACGGACTCGCCATCCTGGACTTCCGGCTAAGCATCGCCGACTGCCCACCGCCGTCGGGTGCGTGTTGCCTGCAGGATGGCCAGTGCGCGCAGCTGAGCGAAGCGGACTGCATGAGCGCCAACGGCCTGAGCTGGACGATTGACGTGCCGTGTTCGCCCAATCCATGCCCGTACATCAAGGGCGACACGAATTGCAGCCACGCTGTGACCACGGATGATATTCCGGACTTCGTCGACGCGCTGATCGGCACATACACCGGCTGTGACATCACCTTGGCGGATATGAACAACGATGGCAACGCAGATGGACTTGACATTCAGGATTTCATATACGTCTTGTTGCCTCTTTAG